From a region of the Streptomyces asoensis genome:
- a CDS encoding MFS transporter, translating into MSDVQSRKWWALGAIGLSLLAIGVDATILNVALPTVSADLDASTSQLQWIVDAFTLVLAAVLLPAGLLGDKFGRKKFLVAALLLFGVASLLCAYCTSSGQLIAARAVLGLAAAFIVPLSTSVLLNIFETEAERTKAIAVIAVSQMLGLPLGPIIGGALLNHFWWGSVFLINVPLVLLGVLAVAKLVPESRSAERVTIDLGGVVLSSAGLTALTYGAIEAGEKGWDSTETAVALLAGAVLTGLFVLWELRVTAAGKDPLVDLGLFRGRGFVWGSVLSTIVSFAMFGLMFALPQYFQAVLGSDALGTGLRLLPLIGGLLVGASVINKMPAQLGPRAVPALGFLLVSVGLFMGTATETDSGYGYVAIWLVVIGAGLGLAMTRSMAAALNSLSKERSGVGSAVVQALRQVGGAIGVAVLGAVANSAYRGNLDLPGTPDEIADAAGRSVSTGVAVAAKLRDPAMLEEVRDAFMGAMHTLLYVCSGIALVAALLALAFMPKQAAVPAKDTEQESAEGKRITGSVA; encoded by the coding sequence ATGAGTGATGTGCAGAGCCGCAAATGGTGGGCCCTCGGGGCCATCGGCTTAAGCCTGCTGGCGATCGGTGTCGACGCGACCATCCTCAACGTGGCGCTCCCCACGGTGAGCGCCGACCTCGACGCGTCCACCAGCCAGCTCCAGTGGATCGTCGACGCCTTCACCCTGGTCCTGGCGGCCGTGCTGCTGCCCGCCGGCCTGCTGGGTGACAAGTTCGGCCGCAAGAAGTTCCTGGTCGCCGCGCTCCTGCTGTTCGGCGTCGCCTCCCTGCTGTGCGCCTACTGCACCAGCTCAGGGCAGCTCATCGCCGCCCGGGCCGTGCTCGGCCTGGCCGCGGCCTTCATCGTGCCGCTGTCCACCTCCGTCCTGCTGAACATCTTCGAGACCGAGGCGGAGCGTACGAAGGCCATCGCCGTCATCGCCGTCTCCCAGATGCTCGGCCTGCCGCTCGGCCCCATCATCGGCGGCGCCCTGCTCAACCACTTCTGGTGGGGCTCGGTCTTCCTCATCAACGTGCCCCTGGTGCTGCTCGGCGTCCTCGCCGTCGCGAAGCTCGTGCCCGAGTCCCGCAGCGCCGAGCGCGTGACCATCGACCTGGGCGGCGTGGTGCTCTCCAGCGCCGGTCTCACCGCGCTCACCTACGGCGCCATCGAGGCGGGCGAGAAGGGCTGGGACAGCACCGAGACGGCCGTCGCGCTGCTCGCCGGCGCCGTGCTGACCGGCCTGTTCGTCCTGTGGGAGCTGCGCGTCACCGCGGCCGGCAAGGACCCGCTGGTCGACCTCGGCCTCTTCCGCGGCAGGGGCTTCGTGTGGGGCTCCGTCCTGAGCACCATCGTCAGCTTCGCGATGTTCGGCCTGATGTTCGCCCTGCCGCAGTACTTCCAGGCGGTGCTGGGATCCGACGCCCTCGGCACCGGCCTGCGGCTGCTGCCGCTCATCGGCGGCCTGCTCGTCGGGGCCAGCGTCATCAACAAGATGCCGGCGCAGCTGGGCCCGCGCGCCGTCCCCGCCCTGGGCTTCCTGCTGGTGAGCGTGGGCCTGTTCATGGGCACCGCCACCGAGACCGACTCCGGCTACGGCTACGTCGCGATCTGGCTGGTCGTCATCGGCGCCGGCCTCGGCCTGGCGATGACCCGCTCCATGGCGGCGGCCCTCAACTCCCTGTCCAAGGAGCGCAGCGGCGTCGGCTCGGCCGTGGTGCAGGCGCTCCGTCAGGTCGGCGGCGCGATCGGTGTCGCGGTGCTCGGCGCCGTCGCCAACTCCGCCTACCGCGGCAACCTCGACCTCCCCGGCACCCCGGACGAGATCGCGGACGCCGCCGGGCGCAGCGTCTCCACCGGCGTGGCCGTCGCCGCCAAGCTCCGTGACCCGGCGATGCTCGAGGAGGTCCGGGACGCGTTCATGGGCGCCATGCACACCCTGCTGTACGTCTGCTCCGGCATCGCCCTGGTCGCCGCGCTGCTCGCCCTCGCCTTCATGCCCAAGCAGGCCGCCGTCCCGGCCAAGGACACCGAGCAGGAGAGCGCGGAAGGGAAGCGGATCACCGGCTCGGTCGCCTGA
- a CDS encoding GbsR/MarR family transcriptional regulator, giving the protein MSSDDAGRQQDPDAERLRAWMERVTAWFMLQAGWPPIMGRTMAWLMISEPPEQTAAQIAEAVQASRASLTTTLRLLTEARMVQAVTRAGERATYYRITEDAWSGVLKRRLESMTSFADITAEGLRLFPEGEVRAARMREAHRMFTWLNSEAEPMWKRWDAVNRGDRADDPNDEDGMPL; this is encoded by the coding sequence ATGTCGTCGGACGACGCCGGGAGACAGCAGGATCCCGACGCGGAGCGGCTCCGCGCCTGGATGGAGCGGGTGACGGCATGGTTCATGCTGCAGGCCGGCTGGCCGCCGATCATGGGCAGGACCATGGCGTGGCTGATGATCAGCGAGCCGCCGGAGCAGACGGCCGCGCAGATCGCCGAAGCCGTGCAGGCCAGCCGCGCGTCCCTGACCACCACCCTCCGGCTGCTCACCGAGGCCCGCATGGTGCAGGCCGTCACCCGCGCCGGTGAGCGGGCCACGTACTACCGGATCACGGAGGACGCCTGGTCGGGCGTCCTCAAGCGGCGCCTGGAGAGCATGACGTCCTTCGCGGACATCACGGCAGAGGGCCTGCGGCTGTTCCCGGAGGGTGAGGTGCGCGCGGCCAGGATGCGCGAGGCCCACCGCATGTTCACCTGGCTGAACTCCGAGGCCGAACCCATGTGGAAGCGCTGGGACGCCGTCAACCGCGGTGACCGGGCGGACGATCCGAACGACGAGGACGGGATGCCGTTATGA
- a CDS encoding NAD(P)/FAD-dependent oxidoreductase: MSETTRAVVLGAGMAGMLAATTLARHVDAVTVLDRDRLPGDADPRRGVPQARHTHVLWSGGARVIESLLPGTTDRLLDAGAHRIGLPEDLVSLTAYGWQRRFPETQFMIAASRSLLDWTVRDRAGADPRITVTGDTDIIGLRGDASAVTGVTYKPRREGTVSVLDADVVVDATGRGSPVKRWLAALGLPPVQEDVIDSGMAYATRIFRAPPGARKKFPLVSVYADHRAGVPGRNGILLPIEDGRWMVTLSGTRGGEPPTTEEGFTAYLRTLRHPLIADLVERAEPLTGVQASRSTANRRLYYDRLVEWPDGLVVLGDAVAAFNPVYGHGMSAAALSAAALGATLAERGLRPGTARAVQRAVGAVVDTPWSLGTSQDICYPDVLARTDDPRLTRHAAQRRAQADLIGTAALADAAVCAAAMRVNTLSGVADDAFQAPEVRAALAGAAALDLPDGPTLSDDEYAAARTAVPAGH, from the coding sequence ATGTCCGAGACGACACGGGCGGTGGTCCTGGGCGCGGGCATGGCGGGCATGCTGGCCGCCACCACGCTGGCGCGGCACGTCGACGCGGTGACCGTGCTCGACCGCGACCGGCTGCCCGGCGACGCCGACCCCCGCCGCGGCGTGCCGCAGGCCCGGCACACCCACGTGCTGTGGTCGGGCGGCGCGCGGGTCATCGAGTCACTGCTGCCCGGCACCACGGACCGGCTCCTCGACGCGGGAGCGCACCGCATCGGGCTCCCCGAGGACCTGGTGTCGCTGACCGCGTACGGCTGGCAACGGCGCTTCCCCGAGACCCAGTTCATGATCGCCGCCAGCCGCTCGCTGCTGGACTGGACCGTGCGCGACCGTGCCGGGGCCGACCCACGGATCACCGTGACCGGCGACACCGACATCATCGGGCTGCGGGGCGACGCGTCGGCGGTCACCGGCGTCACCTACAAGCCGCGCCGGGAGGGCACCGTGTCGGTGCTCGACGCCGACGTCGTGGTGGACGCCACGGGCCGGGGCTCCCCGGTGAAGCGCTGGCTCGCCGCGCTCGGCCTGCCCCCGGTGCAGGAGGACGTCATCGACTCCGGCATGGCGTACGCCACCCGGATCTTCCGGGCGCCCCCGGGCGCGCGGAAGAAGTTCCCGCTGGTCAGCGTGTACGCCGATCACCGCGCCGGGGTGCCGGGGCGCAACGGCATCCTGCTGCCCATCGAGGACGGCCGCTGGATGGTCACGCTCTCCGGCACCCGCGGCGGCGAGCCGCCGACCACCGAGGAGGGCTTCACCGCCTACCTGCGCACCCTGCGCCACCCCCTGATCGCCGACCTCGTCGAGCGCGCGGAGCCGCTGACGGGTGTCCAGGCGTCCCGTTCGACCGCGAACCGGCGCCTGTACTACGACCGGCTCGTGGAATGGCCCGACGGACTGGTGGTCCTGGGCGACGCGGTCGCCGCGTTCAACCCCGTCTACGGGCACGGGATGAGCGCCGCGGCGCTCAGCGCGGCGGCCCTCGGCGCCACCCTGGCCGAACGCGGACTGCGGCCGGGCACCGCCCGGGCCGTGCAGCGGGCCGTCGGTGCGGTGGTGGACACCCCGTGGTCGCTGGGCACCTCCCAGGACATCTGCTACCCGGACGTGCTCGCCCGCACGGACGACCCGCGCCTGACCAGGCACGCGGCGCAGCGGCGCGCCCAGGCCGACCTGATCGGCACGGCGGCCCTCGCGGACGCCGCGGTGTGCGCGGCCGCGATGCGCGTCAACACCCTGTCGGGCGTCGCCGACGACGCCTTCCAGGCACCGGAGGTGCGCGCGGCACTGGCCGGGGCGGCCGCGCTCGACCTGCCCGACGGGCCGACGCTGAGCGACGACGAGTACGCGGCGGCGCGGACGGCGGTGCCCGCGGGCCACTGA
- a CDS encoding thioesterase II family protein, translated as MTPWDRAAGPWLTRYTPPRPAGGRIQLVCLPHAGGSATFFQPLARAFEALPDAPFEVLAVQYPGRQERRAEPLLDDLAALADRVAEALRHAGDAPLVLFGHSMGALVAWEAARRLCRPGDTPPAGLVVSGRGAPSLHRDVRLHLRTDAELVADLRYLSGTASDLLTDPDVLGMVLPVLRGDYKAVDGYRYEPGSPLSCPVAVFLGDRDPWARQREARGWQEETTGPVTFRTFPGDHFYLTARWDAVALAVAESLAGVTAG; from the coding sequence ATGACCCCCTGGGACCGTGCAGCCGGACCATGGCTGACGCGCTACACCCCGCCCCGGCCCGCTGGTGGCCGCATCCAGCTCGTCTGCCTGCCGCACGCCGGCGGCTCGGCCACCTTCTTCCAGCCGCTCGCCAGGGCGTTCGAGGCGCTGCCAGACGCCCCCTTCGAGGTGCTCGCGGTCCAGTACCCGGGCCGTCAGGAACGGCGCGCGGAACCGCTCCTCGACGACCTGGCGGCCCTGGCGGACCGGGTGGCCGAGGCCCTGCGGCACGCCGGGGACGCCCCGCTCGTGCTGTTCGGGCACAGCATGGGAGCGCTCGTGGCCTGGGAGGCCGCACGCAGGCTGTGCCGGCCCGGGGACACACCCCCGGCGGGGCTGGTCGTCTCCGGCCGCGGCGCGCCCTCCCTCCACCGCGACGTGCGGCTGCACCTGCGCACCGACGCCGAACTGGTCGCGGACCTGCGCTACCTCAGCGGCACCGCGTCCGACCTGCTGACCGACCCGGATGTCCTCGGCATGGTCCTGCCCGTGCTGCGCGGCGACTACAAGGCCGTCGACGGTTACCGCTACGAGCCCGGGTCCCCGCTGAGCTGCCCCGTCGCCGTCTTTCTCGGCGACCGCGACCCGTGGGCCAGGCAGCGGGAGGCGCGCGGCTGGCAGGAGGAGACCACCGGACCGGTGACGTTCCGCACCTTCCCCGGCGACCACTTCTACCTCACCGCGCGGTGGGACGCGGTGGCCCTCGCGGTCGCGGAGTCCCTGGCCGGCGTCACGGCCGGCTGA
- a CDS encoding type I polyketide synthase: MNSEDKLRDYLKRATADLRRARRRIQELEEPEPVAVVSMACRYPGSADTPEALWELLASGVDAISPFPVDRGWDLEALYDPDPDAEGRNYVRESGFLHDAGEFDADFFGINAREALIMDPQQRLLLETSWELFERAGIDPRSVRGSRTGVFVGAATVDYVTGHQYVPEGLEGYTGVGSFASVISGRVAYSFGMEGPALTVDTACSSSLVALHLAVRSLRQGECAMALAGGVALMPTPQGFIAFSRQRALAPDGRCKAFADAADGFGPSEGAGMLLLERLSDARRNGHPVLALIRGTAVNQDGASNGLTAPNGPSQERVVRDALADARLTPAEVDAVEAHGTGTTLGDPIEARALLTTYGRDRDPARPLWLGSVKSNFGHTAHAAGAAGVMKMVLALRNELLPRTLHVDRPSTHVDWTSGAVALLTEPVAWKRNGRPRRAGVSAFGISGTNAHVIVEEAPQPEDGAAPPDGGGGSGASARPPLALPVVPWVLSARTPAALAAQAERLAAFAERRGEVPDTDIGRSLATGRAALEHRAVVLAGDRARALAGLEAVRRGEPTAGVVTGTARPGAARVAFVFPGQGSQWQGMAAGLLESSPVFAQRLTACDAALRPWTGCSVIDAVRGGEGAASLDDVVVVQSALWAVMVSLAALWRSAGVEPAAVIGHSQGEIAAAVVAGALSLEDGARVVALRARAIAGGLSGRGGMVSVPLPAGRVAARLARWEGRVGIASANGPSSTVVSGDPEALDELLADCEADGVRARRIAVDYASHSAHVETIRDEVLTALDDIRPRGGAVPFHSTVTAGPLDTAGLDAGYWYTNLRRTVRFEETVRGLLAGGIRFFVECSAHPVLAVGLQEIFDDAGADAVALGSLRRDEGGPERFLTSLAEGHARGLPVDWDAVFAGTGARRVPDLPTYPFQRRHYWLEAEYRNAGDAGDLGLTSAGHPLLGAAVRLAEGDRLLLTGRLSLKTHPWLADHAVGGTALVPGTAFAELALEAAARTGCAGVAEMTLHSPLTVPARGAVHVQVEVDGPDDAGRRALTVHARPGDAADGDPWTRHATAFLAPPGPVTDGEALTAWPPPGAARLDTAGMYEPVPGGAYRFGPAFQGLRSAWRLGDTVYAEAALPPELHQDAARFGVHPALLDAALHAIGFGGFLGEGTHLPFSWHDVTLRAVGPAAVRVRVRAAGNDAVTVTLADAEGAPVATVGRLVFRPLPAGGDDTGDGLRDSLFHVDWAPLPVDAAAPSGAGWAVLGGDGHGLVPALRGAGVFAGAHRGPAELAAAVASGAPAPDVALLSCPSDPATVAADGLPAAVRRATEGVLRVVQEWLADDRLRGVVLAVVTRRAVAAGPGEDVEDLAHAGVWGLLRSAQMENPGRFLLVDLDGRDESRARAAAAVRAALTADEPQLALRLGAARVPRLARTPAGAFLVPPPGEAAWRLDTTGPGDLDRLALLPHPQALARLTDNQVRVSVRAAGVNFRDVLVGLGMVPSQERLGSEGAGVVTEVGPGVTGVAVGDRVMGLLPDPFGPVSVVDRRLVTRIPRGWTFEQAAGVPAAFLTAWFGLADLGGLREDETVLVHAATGGVGMAAVQLARYRGAEVFATAGEGKWDTLRRMGFDTGHIASSRTLDFEKKFHAATGGRGVDVVLNSLANEFTDASLRLLPRGGRFLEMGKTDIRDPHEVAERHPGVVYRPYDLIDAGADRIGEILDTLVRLFERRVLRPLPVRTWDVRRAPEAFRFMAQARHTGKLVLTVPRPPDPDGTVLVTGGTGTLGGILARHLVTAHGARHLLLAGRRGPQAPGADGLREDLLARGAHTVTVAACDTADREALSDLLASVPADRPLTAVVHAAGTTADGVLSSLTPQRLDDVLRPKADAAFHLHELTRESDLAAFVLYSAGAGVLGNPGQANYAAANTFLDALAHQRRAAGLPAVSLAWGYWAETSELTGRMDDSHVERMTRSGVLPIDAGHGMRLFDAARAAGEALLVPTRLDVSALRTGASTDVGPAMLRGLLGGRRQAPRQAARAGTAAVEARSLEARLAALPADEQRLLLEDLVRGHVAAVLGASGPEAVGAGRAFKDMGLDSLTAVELRNRLGAATGLTLPSTLVFDFPSPRELAGHLHQELAPDGAAAAADGPDPQEARVRALLATVPLARLRAGGLLDTLLGLAEEPAPGTTGPAPDRNAGAIADMDLEDLVRAALGGTGS, encoded by the coding sequence ATGAACAGCGAAGACAAGCTGCGGGACTACCTGAAGCGGGCCACCGCCGACCTGCGCAGGGCGCGCCGCCGCATCCAGGAGCTGGAGGAGCCCGAACCGGTCGCCGTGGTGAGCATGGCCTGCCGCTACCCCGGCTCCGCCGACACCCCGGAGGCCCTGTGGGAGCTGCTGGCCTCCGGCGTCGACGCCATCTCCCCGTTCCCCGTCGACCGGGGCTGGGACCTGGAGGCCCTGTACGACCCGGACCCGGACGCGGAGGGCCGCAACTACGTGCGGGAGAGCGGGTTCCTGCACGACGCGGGCGAGTTCGACGCCGACTTCTTCGGCATCAACGCCCGCGAGGCGCTGATCATGGACCCGCAGCAGCGGCTGCTGCTGGAGACGTCGTGGGAGCTGTTCGAACGGGCGGGCATCGACCCGCGGTCCGTCCGGGGCAGCCGCACGGGCGTCTTCGTGGGCGCCGCCACCGTCGACTACGTGACGGGCCACCAGTACGTGCCGGAAGGCCTGGAGGGCTACACCGGCGTCGGCTCGTTCGCCAGCGTCATCTCCGGCCGGGTCGCCTACTCCTTCGGCATGGAGGGACCCGCGCTCACCGTCGACACGGCCTGCTCCTCCTCCCTGGTCGCCCTGCACCTGGCCGTCAGGTCGCTGCGGCAGGGCGAGTGCGCCATGGCGCTCGCCGGGGGCGTCGCACTGATGCCGACGCCGCAGGGGTTCATCGCCTTCAGCAGGCAGCGCGCCCTGGCGCCCGACGGCCGCTGCAAGGCCTTCGCCGACGCCGCCGACGGCTTCGGGCCGTCCGAGGGCGCCGGGATGCTGCTGCTGGAACGCCTGTCGGACGCGCGGCGCAACGGCCACCCGGTGCTCGCCCTGATCCGCGGCACCGCCGTCAACCAGGACGGCGCCAGCAACGGCCTCACCGCCCCCAACGGCCCCTCCCAGGAGCGGGTCGTGCGCGACGCCCTCGCCGACGCCCGGCTGACGCCCGCCGAGGTGGACGCCGTCGAGGCGCACGGCACCGGGACCACCCTCGGCGACCCCATCGAGGCCCGCGCCCTGCTCACCACGTACGGCAGGGACCGGGACCCGGCACGCCCCCTGTGGCTCGGCTCGGTCAAGTCCAACTTCGGGCACACCGCGCACGCCGCGGGCGCGGCCGGGGTCATGAAGATGGTCCTGGCGCTGCGCAACGAACTGCTGCCGCGCACCCTCCACGTGGACCGCCCCTCCACGCACGTCGACTGGACCTCCGGCGCGGTCGCGCTGCTCACCGAACCCGTGGCCTGGAAGCGCAACGGCCGCCCGCGCCGCGCCGGCGTGTCCGCGTTCGGCATCAGCGGCACCAACGCCCACGTGATCGTGGAGGAGGCCCCGCAGCCCGAGGACGGCGCCGCGCCCCCGGACGGCGGTGGCGGGAGCGGCGCTTCGGCCCGCCCCCCGCTCGCGCTGCCCGTCGTGCCCTGGGTGCTGTCCGCCAGGACGCCGGCCGCCCTCGCCGCGCAGGCCGAGCGCCTCGCCGCCTTCGCGGAACGCCGCGGCGAGGTGCCCGACACCGACATCGGCCGGTCCCTGGCCACCGGACGCGCCGCCCTGGAACACCGCGCCGTGGTCCTCGCGGGCGACCGCGCCCGCGCCCTCGCCGGCCTGGAAGCCGTGCGCCGCGGCGAGCCCACCGCCGGGGTGGTCACCGGCACCGCGCGGCCCGGTGCGGCCCGCGTGGCGTTCGTCTTCCCCGGCCAGGGGTCCCAGTGGCAGGGCATGGCGGCCGGGCTGCTGGAGTCGTCCCCGGTGTTCGCGCAGCGGCTCACCGCCTGCGACGCCGCCCTGCGCCCGTGGACCGGCTGCTCGGTGATCGACGCCGTCCGCGGCGGCGAGGGCGCGGCGTCGCTGGACGACGTGGTGGTCGTCCAGTCGGCGCTGTGGGCCGTCATGGTGTCGCTGGCCGCGCTGTGGCGCTCCGCCGGAGTGGAGCCCGCCGCCGTCATCGGGCACAGCCAGGGCGAGATCGCCGCCGCCGTGGTCGCCGGGGCGCTGTCCCTGGAGGACGGGGCCAGGGTCGTGGCGCTGCGCGCCCGCGCCATCGCCGGGGGCCTGTCCGGGCGCGGCGGCATGGTGTCCGTGCCGCTGCCCGCGGGACGCGTCGCCGCGCGCCTCGCCCGCTGGGAGGGCCGCGTCGGGATCGCCTCCGCCAACGGGCCGTCCTCCACCGTGGTCTCGGGCGACCCCGAAGCCCTCGACGAGCTGCTGGCCGACTGCGAGGCGGACGGGGTGCGGGCCCGCCGCATCGCCGTGGACTACGCCTCCCACTCGGCCCACGTCGAGACGATCCGCGACGAGGTCCTCACCGCCCTGGACGACATCCGGCCGCGCGGCGGCGCCGTCCCCTTCCACTCCACCGTCACCGCCGGCCCCCTCGACACGGCCGGGCTCGACGCCGGGTACTGGTACACCAACCTCCGGCGTACCGTGCGCTTCGAGGAGACCGTGCGCGGCCTCCTGGCGGGCGGCATCCGCTTCTTCGTCGAATGCAGCGCCCACCCGGTGCTGGCCGTCGGCCTCCAGGAGATCTTCGACGACGCCGGGGCCGACGCCGTCGCGCTCGGCTCCCTGCGCCGCGACGAGGGCGGCCCGGAGCGCTTCCTCACCTCGCTCGCCGAGGGGCACGCACGCGGACTGCCCGTGGACTGGGACGCCGTGTTCGCGGGCACCGGCGCCCGCCGCGTTCCCGACCTGCCGACCTACCCGTTCCAGCGACGGCACTACTGGCTGGAGGCCGAGTACCGCAATGCGGGCGACGCGGGCGACCTCGGTCTCACCTCCGCGGGACACCCCCTGCTCGGGGCCGCGGTGCGGCTCGCCGAAGGGGACCGGCTGCTGCTGACCGGGCGGCTGTCGCTCAAGACCCACCCCTGGCTCGCCGACCACGCCGTGGGCGGGACCGCCCTCGTGCCCGGCACCGCGTTCGCGGAACTCGCCTTGGAGGCCGCCGCGCGCACCGGCTGCGCGGGCGTCGCCGAGATGACCCTGCACAGCCCCCTCACCGTCCCCGCACGCGGCGCCGTCCACGTCCAGGTGGAGGTCGACGGCCCCGACGACGCCGGCCGGCGCGCCCTCACCGTGCACGCCCGTCCCGGCGACGCCGCCGACGGCGATCCCTGGACCCGGCACGCCACCGCCTTCCTCGCCCCGCCCGGGCCCGTCACCGACGGCGAGGCGCTCACCGCGTGGCCCCCGCCCGGCGCGGCGCGCCTGGACACCGCGGGGATGTACGAGCCGGTCCCGGGCGGCGCCTACCGGTTCGGCCCCGCCTTCCAGGGGCTGCGCTCCGCGTGGCGGCTCGGCGACACCGTCTACGCGGAGGCCGCGCTCCCGCCCGAACTGCACCAGGACGCCGCCCGGTTCGGCGTCCACCCGGCCCTCCTGGACGCCGCCCTGCACGCCATCGGCTTCGGCGGCTTCCTCGGCGAGGGCACCCACCTGCCGTTCTCCTGGCACGACGTCACCCTGCGCGCCGTCGGTCCCGCCGCGGTGCGGGTGCGGGTGCGCGCCGCCGGGAACGACGCGGTCACCGTCACCCTCGCCGACGCCGAGGGCGCCCCCGTGGCCACGGTCGGGCGCCTGGTGTTCCGGCCCCTCCCGGCCGGCGGCGACGACACGGGCGACGGCCTGCGCGACTCGCTGTTCCACGTCGACTGGGCGCCGCTGCCCGTCGACGCCGCCGCCCCGTCCGGCGCGGGCTGGGCCGTGCTCGGCGGTGACGGCCACGGTCTGGTGCCGGCCCTGCGCGGCGCCGGCGTGTTCGCCGGCGCCCACCGCGGCCCGGCCGAGCTCGCCGCCGCCGTCGCGTCCGGCGCGCCCGCCCCCGACGTGGCGCTGCTGTCCTGCCCGTCCGACCCGGCCACCGTCGCCGCCGACGGCCTGCCCGCCGCCGTCCGCCGTGCCACCGAGGGCGTGCTGCGCGTCGTACAGGAGTGGCTGGCCGACGACCGGTTGCGCGGGGTCGTCCTCGCCGTGGTCACCCGCCGTGCCGTGGCCGCGGGGCCCGGCGAGGACGTCGAGGACCTGGCGCACGCCGGCGTGTGGGGCCTGCTGCGCTCCGCGCAGATGGAGAACCCCGGCCGGTTCCTCCTCGTCGACCTCGACGGGCGCGACGAGTCCAGGGCCCGCGCCGCGGCCGCCGTCAGGGCCGCCCTCACCGCCGACGAGCCCCAGCTCGCCCTGCGCCTCGGCGCCGCCCGCGTCCCCCGCCTGGCCAGGACCCCGGCCGGCGCCTTCCTCGTCCCCCCGCCCGGCGAGGCCGCCTGGCGCCTGGACACCACCGGCCCCGGCGACCTCGACCGGCTCGCGCTGCTGCCCCACCCGCAGGCACTGGCGCGCCTCACGGACAACCAGGTCCGGGTCTCCGTACGCGCCGCCGGCGTGAACTTCCGCGACGTGCTGGTCGGCCTCGGCATGGTGCCCTCCCAGGAACGTCTGGGCAGCGAGGGCGCCGGGGTGGTCACCGAGGTCGGCCCCGGCGTCACCGGCGTCGCCGTCGGCGACCGGGTGATGGGCCTGCTGCCCGACCCGTTCGGCCCCGTCTCCGTCGTCGACCGGCGACTGGTCACCCGCATCCCGCGCGGCTGGACCTTCGAGCAGGCCGCCGGTGTGCCCGCGGCGTTCCTCACCGCCTGGTTCGGCCTCGCCGACCTCGGCGGGCTCCGCGAGGACGAGACCGTGCTCGTCCACGCCGCGACCGGCGGCGTCGGCATGGCCGCCGTGCAGCTGGCCCGCTACCGGGGTGCGGAAGTGTTCGCGACCGCCGGTGAGGGAAAGTGGGACACCCTGCGCCGGATGGGCTTCGACACCGGCCACATCGCCTCCTCCAGGACCCTGGACTTCGAGAAGAAGTTCCACGCCGCCACCGGCGGACGCGGCGTCGACGTCGTCCTCAACTCCCTCGCGAACGAGTTCACCGACGCCTCCTTACGGCTGCTGCCGCGCGGCGGCCGGTTCCTGGAGATGGGCAAGACCGACATCCGCGACCCCCACGAGGTCGCCGAGCGCCACCCCGGCGTCGTCTACCGCCCCTACGACCTCATCGACGCCGGCGCCGACCGCATCGGTGAAATCCTCGACACCCTCGTCCGGCTCTTCGAACGCCGCGTGCTGCGGCCGCTGCCCGTCCGCACCTGGGACGTGCGCCGCGCCCCCGAGGCGTTCCGGTTCATGGCCCAGGCCCGGCACACCGGCAAGCTCGTCCTCACCGTCCCCCGTCCCCCGGACCCCGACGGCACCGTGCTCGTCACCGGCGGCACCGGAACCCTCGGCGGCATCCTCGCCCGGCACCTGGTCACCGCCCACGGCGCGCGGCACCTCCTGCTGGCCGGACGCCGCGGCCCGCAGGCACCCGGCGCCGACGGCCTGCGCGAGGACCTGCTCGCACGCGGCGCGCACACGGTCACCGTCGCCGCCTGCGACACCGCGGACCGCGAGGCGCTCTCCGACCTGCTGGCCTCCGTGCCCGCGGACCGCCCGCTGACCGCCGTCGTGCACGCCGCGGGCACCACCGCCGACGGCGTCCTGTCCTCCCTCACCCCGCAGCGGCTCGACGATGTGCTGCGGCCCAAGGCGGACGCGGCGTTCCACCTGCACGAGCTCACCCGGGAGTCGGACCTGGCCGCGTTCGTCCTGTACTCCGCGGGTGCCGGCGTCCTCGGCAACCCCGGCCAGGCCAACTACGCCGCCGCCAACACCTTCCTGGACGCCCTCGCACACCAACGCCGTGCCGCCGGTCTCCCCGCCGTCTCCCTGGCCTGGGGGTACTGGGCCGAGACCAGCGAACTGACCGGCCGCATGGACGACTCCCACGTGGAGCGGATGACCCGCTCCGGAGTCCTGCCCATCGACGCCGGGCACGGCATGCGCCTGTTCGACGCCGCCCGGGCGGCGGGCGAGGCCCTCCTCGTGCCCACGCGGCTCGACGTGTCGGCGCTGAGGACGGGCGCCTCCACGGACGTCGGCCCGGCGATGCTGCGCGGCCTGCTCGGCGGCCGGCGGCAGGCACCCCGCCAGGCCGCCCGGGCCGGGACCGCAGCCGTCGAGGCCCGCTCGCTGGAGGCCAGGCTCGCGGCCCTGCCCGCCGACGAGCAGCGGCTCCTGCTGGAGGACCTGGTGCGCGGCCACGTCGCCGCGGTCCTGGGCGCCTCCGGGCCCGAGGCCGTCGGCGCCGGGAGGGCCTTCAAGGACATGGGCCTGGACTCGCTCACCGCCGTGGAACTGCGCAACCGCCTCGGCGCGGCCACCGGCCTCACCCTGCCCAGCACCCTCGTCTTCGACTTCCCCTCGCCCCGGGAGCTCGCCGGGCACCTGCACCAGGAGCTCGCCCCGGACGGGGCCGCGGCGGCCGCGGACGGCCCCGACCCGCAGGAGGCCCGGGTGCGGGCCCTGCTCGCCACCGTCCCGCTGGCCCGCCTGCGCGCCGGCGGACTGCTCGACACCCTGCTCGGGCTCGCCGAGGAGCCGGCGCCCGGCACCACCGGACCCGCGCCGGACCGGAACGCCGGGGCGATCGCCGACATGGACCTCGAGGACCTGGTGCGCGCCGCCCTCGGCGGCACCGGGTCGTGA